Proteins co-encoded in one Novosphingobium sp. PP1Y genomic window:
- a CDS encoding NAD(P)H-dependent glycerol-3-phosphate dehydrogenase, whose product MTCKVGVIGAGAWGTALAQSLASDGSDVLLWARESEVVAEINAQHRNSLFLPSAGLSPTIRATGDLAEMAGLSALLLVVPAQFLASIIALLPKGEHDLVLCAKGIEAGTGRLMSDVAAAAAPDAQLAVLSGPTFAHEVAAGLPTAVTLACAGGEAQWDRLAPLIVRHTLRPYYSDDVIGAEIGGAVKNVLAIACGVVEGLNLGQNARAALIARGYAEMLRFGIARGARAETLAGLCGLGDLVLTCNSTSSRNFSLGLAIGQGQSAAAALSGKNSVAEGAATAPVLAELAAREGIDMPIVQAVCRLLKGDAPAGTVVEDMLARPLRAEQEANT is encoded by the coding sequence ATGACGTGCAAGGTTGGGGTCATCGGCGCAGGCGCCTGGGGCACGGCCCTGGCGCAGTCGCTGGCGAGCGACGGCAGCGACGTGCTGCTCTGGGCGCGCGAGAGCGAAGTCGTGGCCGAAATCAACGCGCAGCACCGCAACAGCCTGTTCCTGCCGAGCGCCGGGCTTTCCCCGACGATCCGCGCTACCGGCGATCTTGCAGAGATGGCGGGATTGTCGGCGCTGCTGCTGGTGGTGCCTGCGCAGTTCCTCGCCTCCATCATCGCCCTGTTGCCCAAGGGTGAGCATGACCTTGTCCTGTGCGCCAAGGGGATCGAGGCCGGCACCGGGCGCCTGATGTCCGATGTCGCGGCCGCTGCCGCGCCGGATGCACAGCTGGCGGTGCTGTCCGGGCCGACTTTCGCACATGAGGTCGCCGCCGGATTGCCGACCGCGGTGACGCTCGCCTGCGCGGGCGGGGAAGCGCAGTGGGACCGGCTGGCGCCGCTGATCGTGCGTCACACCTTGCGACCCTATTATTCCGACGATGTCATCGGCGCCGAGATTGGCGGCGCGGTCAAGAACGTCCTCGCCATCGCCTGCGGCGTCGTCGAGGGGCTCAACCTCGGCCAGAACGCCCGTGCGGCACTGATTGCGCGCGGCTATGCCGAGATGCTGCGCTTCGGGATTGCGCGCGGCGCGCGGGCGGAGACGCTGGCCGGCCTTTGCGGCCTGGGCGACCTCGTACTGACCTGCAATTCCACTTCCAGCCGCAACTTCTCGCTCGGTCTTGCGATCGGGCAGGGTCAGTCTGCGGCGGCGGCCCTCTCGGGCAAGAACAGCGTTGCCGAAGGCGCGGCCACCGCGCCGGTCCTTGCCGAACTGGCCGCGCGCGAGGGCATCGACATGCCCATCGTCCAGGCCGTGTGCCGCTTGCTGAAGGGCGATGCGCCTGCAGGAACCGTAGTTGAAGACATGCTCGCACGGCCGCTGCGCGCAGAGCAGGAAGCCAATACTTGA